The DNA region GAAAGGAATTAAAGATACGTGTAAAAGCTCTGTATGTCTGGAGGATTTCTATCAAAGCAAACCCACTTTCCAAACACTGAGCTTTGAAACTGGTTCCAAACCAATTCAAGTTGTACTCCAGGATCTCAACTGGACCAATCTGTGCCTGTAATATGCCCAAAAAGGCAGGTGTAATGCAGCCAGCCAGGTTGGGACTTGATCAACTGAAAGATCAAGTAAATGTTACTCAAGCTCGTCAAGGCCAGGCCTAGGAGCACTACAACACATCTAGCCCTTTAAGGTTCTGCTTTAGGCAAGGTGGATAGCAAGCAGGAACAATAGGAACAAAGGCCTCATGTATGCAGGAAGCTCCAGGAAtcaagagaaagcaaaattgTAAAGGCTTTGGCAAACCCCCAGAAACTAGACCTGAGCACAGAGAGTGCTGGTGTAAAGGAGTGCAGGGGGTGTTATGTCTCTGTTCTGAGCAGCAGCTTgcttctggcagctctgcaaAAATCAGGAACACCATATCCACCACTCTTCTCAGTCCTGGCCTGCAAAGTAGCCACACAAAGCAACAACCCATACCAGAAAATGATTTAAAGCTGGGGAATAAGGGAGAGGAATTCACAGCCTTAAGCAAGTGAAAGCATTCCACAGTGATTCTGGTTTTGGAAGCAAGATTTAGCAAATAGCCAACAGGAAGCAAAAAGTATCTTTTGCAACTTAAATAAAGCAGTAGTGTGTAAGTGAGATGTCAAAGATGTCTAACATCTTCTAAGTAAGATGTCAAAAGAGGATTTGGAAATTACTGCTTAGCTGCTATCCAACTGACAGTCTTCCAAAACAACTGAAGTAAGAACAGTCTGAAAGAGGCTCATCAGAAGAATGCTTCAGCAGAACATTTTCACACCCAAAGACAACTAAAAGAAGATGGTGGGCAACTTTCAGGAATTAGTCCTTCACATGATCAAACAGTGTCACAACAAAAGAGAGGAGGACTGGATATACTCACTGTAGTAGTTGATGTTTCGGACCCAGTTATGAACTCCTCCGTCTGAGCCTGGAGGACTCGGCATCGGTCTCTTTGCCAAAAACTCTTCAATGACAGATAAGGTGGACAAGCTCTGGCTGCAAAACCAAGATCTCTGCTCAGGAAAAagtcccccagcagcagaagtggAGTATCAGAACGCTTCCCCAACCATGACAGTGCTGATGCTGACAGTGCACCCTGTTTGTGCAGCACACCCCTCACTAGTAAGTGTGACAGTGGCAGAAGTATAAAATCCACAGATAAAAATCAAGATTAATAcaacaaaggagaaaaggggaacTGCCACAACATTCATTCTCTGTAAAAAGCTCCTCGTACCAGGGGGGATCCAACTACTCCAGTTGGTGATACTCTGCTTACCTGAAGACCAAGATCTTGTCTCCAAGCTTCACACTTTCCTCAATTAGGTGGAAAAGTAACACCATCTTGGGCGAGTTCTCCAGGACTCCCGTCTGGTAATCACACAAGATGTCTTTGGCCTACCAAGAAATGGAAGACTATTACAGGTGGAGTTGCTCATTCCCTGTTTAGTTGAACAACCCTGTCTCAAGGTGAGAGAAATAAATCATAGCAACGAGGTTATTTACATCCAGTTGCTTGAGGTGACCATGCCACTCCCAACTACTGCTGCTATCTCCCATTCCAGAAGCTCCAAATGACAAACTTCTTCAATGAATAACTGTCCTCTCAACCTCTCATGACTCTTTCATCTCAAGAGCTTTCCTCCATCCTTCTAGATTTACCACCCTCTTATTTAGATCAAACTTCACCCTAGCACCTTTACTTAGAATAACAAAATCCACAGCCTTTTTGGTCAGATGAGAACAATGACATAAGAGTGCTGCCTGCACTTCTACCTCCTGAGAGTCACAAACCCCTCCTAGCACCAAGCAGGTCTGCTTATCAAGATGCTCTGTGGTAAAGAGAATATAGGAGAAACCCACAACTCAAACAGAAGAGTCTTCTCTTTGCTCTGCTTCAGAAAACTGTCCAGTCTTTCAGACTCTCCAAATGAAGAGTTTTCCAGCAGTGACACTCACCCACTCATAAGTTACGACCTGATTTGCTCTCTCCTGGAAAGGGTTGAAGCCAACACTCTGGAGGAACTTGCTATTAGTAGCTTCTCCAACTGGTGATGCCAAAGCATTACTTTCTGTTTTAACTTTAATTCCCTGAGGCTGGCAGCGGGAATTAGTGCTTGCTGTGCTAAGGTCATCCACATCCAAATCCTGCTCGTTTGCCAGATTCTCCTTCTGCAGAGCTTCATACAACACATCTGGATGGTTCCAGATCTGAAGGGATAAAGAAAGGAAGTGGTTAGACCTGCACTGGTCTGCTACTTGCCAATGATTGTGACCTGAAAGCTATCACAGCTATTCAAAGGAAAGAACTAATACTTCTTCTGGCTCTCATATCTTTAAAGGTGTCCAATTGTTTCCTCGAGGACAAACCAAGAGGTCACTGTGCCCCCCACACAGCACGAAGGCAGAGAAAGCTGCCTGCTTGCACTAAGTAGGTACAGTTATGCAGGTTAAGGTATCAGCCCAGATTGTTTCAGCTGATGCCACCAGGTTTCTTGCACAGTTTGAAAGAGATATTTTAACATCCCGGCATCCCAGATAACAATACTGTTGAACCACTGCAGAGCACTCTGGGTAGAGGTGATGTCCCTGGCCAACCACCTCCTCTTTTGACTTATATTCCCTTTTCCCCAACAGATTAGAATCTTTCTTTGCATCTTCTGTCAAAACATACCTTACAACAGACACAGAAAGCTTTGAGTGGGTTCAGCCCCAGCCAGCCGCTGTTGCCTGCATCCCGGAACCGGTTCATGAACTCCGTGTAAAGGGCCCGCTGGATCTTGGACAGACGTACCAGAATGACATGCTCTTCCTTAGATGGGAGCTGAACCTTCAGCACGTTGTGGCCTCGCCTGTAGAGGAAATAAGAAGAGTGAGATAAATATAGGGGAAGGGAATTTCCCATTATGATCTCCCTGTGGCTGCCTGTAGGGAAAGATTTTGACTTCTTGCCCactcagctgcagggagaaggaCCTCTAAATTGTATGTTCCTCTAATGCATGACACTTCTGAGATACTCTCCCTGCAGCCAAATACCAATTGTAAACACAATTAAAAAGATCTCAAACATTACAATCTTCTAGCACAGGTCACAGAGTTAAGAGGGTGATGAAAGTCCTGTTTTCCATGGTAGCTGAAAACCAGAATCAAGACGTAAAATCTATTTTCAGCTCTACCAATGATTAAGACACTCCAGACCAGCATCCTAGAATCCtcatctgagaaaaaaatgctgatttttttccagaatggtgGAGTCACTATGATTTTCCTTAACACTTTCACGAAACACTTTCAGATTCTAAGACAAGGATGTAGAAAACACACACCCAAACTGGCTGTTAAGCCATCAAAACAAACCTGAGGTCACTCCAGGGCAGTTTGAGGTGTAGTTCTCTGGAGTCTGTGGTACCAAAGCAAACCAACTTTACAGTGTGGCCAGCAAGCCAGGGCAGTGAGCCTCTCCCTGTACTCAGCATTGGTGAGGCCCCACCTTAAATCCTGGGTTCTGTTTTGGGTCCCTCACTACAAGACAGTGAGGAGTTGGAGCATGCCCAGATTCaggcaacagagctggggaagggtctggagcacaaatctGACAAGGAACAGCTGAGGGGGATCAGCCTGCAGTAAAGGAGGCTTTGGGGGAACCTCTCCACAGGTCTCCACAAGTACCTGGTTATATCCAGGAAAGGaacagtctcttctcccagataACAAGAGAAGAGAAATGGCAAGAGAAAATGGGATGAGAGAAAATGGCTTCATATTGTTCTGGGGAGGTTTAGATCtaatattagaaaaaatttcttcctagaaAGTGTGGTcagacattggaacaggctgttcagagaagtggtggagtcaccaatCCTGGAGAGATTTAAAAGACTCGTaggtgtggcacctggggacaagCTTtagtggtggctgtgctgggttaaCGGTTGGCCTTGAAGATCTTacaggtattttccaacctaaacgattccatgattttataaGGCATCAAGATTTAGTTGCACTGCACAGACTCAGCAAACGAGCCAGGTAACTTGTGATGAAGGAGCTGTGTGCATGGGCGACACCCCTGAGAGCTGCCCTTGGACTCACCGCTGCACGAAGCCCTCCAGCAGGCTGTGCAGGACGTGGCTGCGGTAGCGCATCAGCCGCACGTCCTGGGGGGTGCTGTCGATGCACTGCCCGTTCAGGATGGGCCGCTCAAACATGTTACTGAACTCCTGCCGCGAGCCCAGGAAGTCAGGCCGGACAAAGTCCACCATGCACCAGTACTCGATGAGGTTGTTCTGCAGCGGGTACCCGGTCAGCACCACCCGCCGGCGCGAGCGGATGTTCTTCAGCGCCTGGGAAGTGCTGGCATGGCAGTTCTTTATCCGGTGTCCTTCGTCACAAATAACCACATCTGGGCCGGGGCGAGACAAAGCCTTCTCGATCCCTGAGGACAAGGGACATTAAGTGTTTGTTAGAGATGAACAAGAAAAAGTTCTGGTTTTATAAGGTCACCAGCTACACAATAGAGGGGTATTtctgaaagacaaaaagcagTATCCATAGGtgcagaaagcaaagctgaTGCAGGAGATAACATTTGACTAGGCAGTAGTTCTGATTTAGCAAAATGTGGTAATGAGCAAACAGGACTGTCCCTTGATTTCTGTTCAGTGACGTGCATTGCATCAAGTTGGGTGTCTTGCATCAAATCAGTGGCAAATCTTACAATGACAAATCCCAGAGTTCAGTGTACTGAATTCCACACTTACTTGGAGCTCTTTCAAGAAATTAAAGACTCAGACAAAGCTCAACAACCTTCTGCCTCCAAAGACACAATCCAGCCCAGCAAAGCTTTATCATGTCAGTGATACTAAAAGCAAGTTATAGGTTGTTTCCCTGTGATGCCACAGCTGACAGCCAGCTggacagcagggtcacactCTCCCCTCTTGAGGGCTGACTTCCCACCTTTCAGAAGCTCCTGCTGCCGGTCTTCCTCATCCAAGTCAATAATGACAGGGccagtttgtttctttgttctcttcttccTGCCAGTGGCAAAGGACTTCTTCAGTGAGAGGAGACGGTACATCTCATATCCCATCAGCAGCACACCACCTTCTGTCACCCAGTCATTCACCACCTTTGCTCGTGCAGCTGTCGTCCTGCAAAATAACCAAATAAACTTAAGCTTTACTCCAATTTCAGGTTGAATCACTGGATTGGAGTCTGCTGAGAAGAAATACCCATTCAATGggtattttaaagcatttttctcaCATCAAACCAGATGGAGGTTTACAATGAAATTTCTTTAGGAAACAAACAGATacacaagggggaaaaaagccttttatGTGCCATGAAGCAGGACTGAGAATGACAAATCCTTACAGGAAGTGACGTGTAGAAGTTTGTCATGCACAAAAGCATATAGAACTCAAGAGTTCCCTTTTTATAGAGCTGCCGAGTTTGCCTCTGCAAAAACCATTTGCAGAACAAGCTGCCAGTGCACATGGCTGTAATCTTCCAGTTGTTTATCCCCTGTTGTCTCCTTCAATGCTCCTGTCACCCAggcttcctttccttccagcctgCTCAGAATTGGTTCAGATCAAGACACTCTTCACTCAGTCCACCATAGTACATCAGATCCTGGCCAACAGTAAATACATGGCTGAAGCAGCATCAGAAGATTCAAATATATCTCACCCAGAAGGTGAAGACATCAACAGGGCTGGTGTATAGACACAGCTAATGAACTGAGAATTCCCCAGGACCACTGCACTGCCCTGATCCATGCAAGGAAAATGACCCAGGAAGAAGCAGAGGCCCCTGAGCCAAGAGCTCAGAAAAGCTTTGACTGTCACCTACTTGTGTTCATCATTCAGGATGTGGACTTTGAAGGTGCGGGGCTGGACCTCTTTGGAGTTATAATCAGCAGGAAGGTTTTCAGGTGCTGGGAGCCACATGTTGAACTCTGCTAGCCAGTTTTGAAGCGTATTCACCTGAAAAAGTTAGCCATGGAAGAATTAAAAACCCAATTGAGTCACTTGGGATTTTTAAGATTAAAAGTGAGATTAGGGAATGACACCCAGTGTGCCCagatggaagcagcagctcacagcatGCAAATTCAGGAGCGCAGGGAATGATAGAGGGGGAAGAGCAGCAAGGATGTGATAAAGCTTGATGAGTGATGGGACTCTAATCAACCTTCTCTATGCAAAGAAAGAAGCAGTGTAGGGAAGCCCTTCAGCCAGCCCTTCATGTGGCTACTTACAGGTACAATGGCAAGAACAGTCTTTGCCTCCGTGTGCCGAAAAAGTACATCCAAGAAAGAGATCACCTGTATGGTCTTGCCCAGGCCCATGCTATGTGCTAAAATACACCCAAACCCACTGCTGGTTTTAAATCTCTCCAAGGACTCAACCAAGTTGTCATAAAGGAATCGGATTCCACCAATCTAGgcagaaaagtagaaaaagtgTTAGAATGGCGGCAgacaaaaaagcccaaaatggGTAAGGATTTACAGAGTGCATGAGGACCATGAAAATGTAAAGGGCATATTTCAAGCTCATAAAATTACTCTAATCTAGGGAAAACTCAGTATTTTTAGATGTTCATAGAATTTCTTGAGACTTTAtcaataaatcaaaattaacTTGTAGCCAGAGGATCTGAATTGCAGTTGATTAGTTtgtttataaatattattttatttttaaaagttcatcTAAATATACAAAGGTCTGATAGTAACAGCAGCTGAAGTTATACAGAGCCTTGGCCATCCTCTAGATCAGTTTTATCATTTGACTGTGCACAACAGTCACCACCACAACCAGATTGGTCACAGGGCTCACCAAAGAAGTTCTGCTGAGATTCCCAGGCAAGCTTGCCTGAATTCATTGCATTTTCATGGCTAACAAAGCCTACCTGATGAGGTTTCACTGCACGTGCAAGCTGGGGAGCCAGGAAAATGTCCTCCTCATTTGGTGGATGATTGATGTTGACAATGACTTGCCCCAGAGCATCTGACTGATTTAAGGCATCATTCACATGAGAGCCACTGCTCTCTTCGCTGCCATCCTCCTCCCCCTCATTGCCAGAGTCACTGCTGTCCACAATTTGGAGGGCATCATCCTCTCCTGAGCTCAGCTCAATCACTTCTGCAAAGCAACCAAAACAGGAGAGAACAACGACAAAGTTAACTTGATGTCAGGGTTTATCctgaatggaaaaaacccatcaGGAAATAAGGCTACCCCTCAGCTTTTGCAATTCCACCCTGGCCTAATGACGTATCCTGAACAAGCAGGCATGATACAGGCACACACCACGCCCCTCACACCGGCATATGAAAGCTTCCAGGGCTTCCAAATGTTTCAGGGAACATTAACTTGGGCTGATCCAAAGAGAACATGAGACAGTTTCTAGGAGTGTTTTACATTCTCTTCCTAATTCCCAAGCCCAGACATTAATTTTATTGATTGATATAACGTCTAAGGATCACCAAGGAGTCCGGTTGAATCCATTTGGGACAAGGGACACAAAACCACTTCCAGCTGCAGATCTGAATACTTAGATGCTCCTTTTACACGCAGCAAATGGTGCCACATCTCCTGTAAGCATTCTTCAGCAATGCACTGGGCAAAATTAAGCGCATTTATAAAGCAGAAATTCACAAGAGGGCCTGACAGGCCATTTTATAAATGTCATTTTAGGACTTACAGGCCAGAACTGCCCATATAATTGGAAACCAATAGGCCTACAAAAGTCTGAAGTGATTCACCACTGGAGCATCTGACCAGATGAAAACAGACTTGTGGCTGAATAAACAGCATATTGTGAAAAGAGCAGGCTGAGGCAATTGGTCACTTACCATCTTTaatgctattttttcctttagtatCATCTTCACTGCCACTGCTGGTACTGTCGAGGCAGATCACTTCCTCAGCCAGGACCTGAGGGGGGAGCTGGGTCGCCTCTGCTGTTCTGAAAACGATGTCCTCTACAAACATAAATTACAAACAATAAGTAATTCATAATAATGGGGAAGGAGACAAAACTGTTCAGAAACCAGACAGTATTTCCTTCCACTTTAGCTCCAATAACTTAGTCCTGGAATTTTCCATAACAGACTCTCACTGTCTACAATTCTGCTATGACTCAGCTTCCTGGGTCACAATCTCCTCCATTCCCAATATGCTGAAACAATAGCCAATTGCTGATGGCACCCTGTTTCATGCCCTGACTGGGCACAGTGACCATGCAACATGCTAAAGccctttgtttctcttttttttttggtctcagTAAAAACTGTTTCATCCAGCAGAGAAAGTACCAACTGCTGAAGGGATAATAACTGCTCTTTGTTAGTAGGGACACTGTAATAATTACATCCCACATATCATAAACAACTTTTGCTGATCAAGAGCATTTGTTTGTATGTTTTTAGTGCTGCCATGTGGAGGAGAGGCTAATGGGGCCAAACAGCATCACTGAAGTGACACAGCAAGCATTGACATTCTTCTGGGGTTGAACCTACTCTGTGTAAGCCAAAGTGTTTTAAACAGCTTATTCCTTCTCCCACATGTGAAAGTGTTTTTAACACTTGCACATAAGGGAAAATATCTATTTCTTCAAGAGGCAAGGCCAACTCAAGAATTACTTACCCTTGCCCAACATCCAGCTGCACTTCTCTGCCCTTTGCACCTTTTGAAGCTGTGCTATAAACTAAATCACCAAAATGATCCAGATTGGGAAACAATGCAAGGTGACATATTCACCCAAAGACATGAGTGGTGCTTAACCATTTATACTGTCTGCAACTCACTGCTTGCCAAAACATGCAAGGAAGGCCAAGGTTACATCACCAACATATGTGCAGCAAGTCTATTGTTCCACTATCCCCAGTATCAGACACATGTGTCACCAGACCATTCCCAGGACAAACAGGATCTGGCATTTCTGCCAAGCCTGTTGATTTAAGCTCCCATACCAGCTGGAAAGACAAGAGAGATCTGTTTCAGCATCCCCCTACACACACTTGATGTGCGTCAAAATATCTTCAACAAACATTACCTGGCACCTTTCACCAAGCAGCCACTGTATCCTTATTAGAAAACAAGGGCAGAAGTGGAACTGCCTACACCAAACCTACAAGTGGTTTGGAACTGCTGTTCCAAGAGTTTACACTTGAAAGTCCAAGTACAgcatagaaccacagaatttggggttggaaggacccttcaaaggtcatctagtccaacccctcTACACCAAACAGGGATATCTTCAGCTACACCTGGTTGCTCAAAGCCCAATCCAccctgaccttgaatgtttccaggagTGGGGCATTTACCACATCTCTGCataacctgtgccagtgtttcagTACCCTCAATGTAAAGCATTTCTTCCTTGTATCTAGCTTGAATCTACCTTCCTTTAGGTCAAaaccattgccccttgtcctatcaTGGACAAGCATGGCACTACCTTCTTCATTCAGCATCTATCCTTAAAACTCTTGCTTTGGCTGGCATCTCCCAGTGCTTACCAGGAAGAAACTCCAGGGGAACAGTTGGTATAGAGGCTGGATAATCCTTCCGCTGCTGCTCAAGCCGTTTCCTTCTCTCCAACTcttcctgctgggctgccttgGTCACGGCTTCCAGTTGGTCCTCACGCAACAGCTTTCTGAACACAGGGGCAAACGGGACTTGGTTACCCTCCATTTCTTCCAAAAATATGaacagctgcacagctgctgcaaagaG from Haemorhous mexicanus isolate bHaeMex1 chromosome 11, bHaeMex1.pri, whole genome shotgun sequence includes:
- the RAD54L2 gene encoding helicase ARIP4 isoform X3: MSDESISGSDPDLDPDLEQEDMEEEEEEDEEEAMEEDNDGDDEEDLLDESDQPQEAVFGGDHAEHAEDGEWQRSTSTTSSQSERAEQLLQNQHKSLASEDTKKKRAQKPSHMRRNIRKLLREDQLEAVTKAAQQEELERRKRLEQQRKDYPASIPTVPLEFLPEDIVFRTAEATQLPPQVLAEEVICLDSTSSGSEDDTKGKNSIKDEVIELSSGEDDALQIVDSSDSGNEGEEDGSEESSGSHVNDALNQSDALGQVIVNINHPPNEEDIFLAPQLARAVKPHQIGGIRFLYDNLVESLERFKTSSGFGCILAHSMGLGKTIQVISFLDVLFRHTEAKTVLAIVPVNTLQNWLAEFNMWLPAPENLPADYNSKEVQPRTFKVHILNDEHKTTAARAKVVNDWVTEGGVLLMGYEMYRLLSLKKSFATGRKKRTKKQTGPVIIDLDEEDRQQELLKGIEKALSRPGPDVVICDEGHRIKNCHASTSQALKNIRSRRRVVLTGYPLQNNLIEYWCMVDFVRPDFLGSRQEFSNMFERPILNGQCIDSTPQDVRLMRYRSHVLHSLLEGFVQRRGHNVLKVQLPSKEEHVILVRLSKIQRALYTEFMNRFRDAGNSGWLGLNPLKAFCVCCKIWNHPDVLYEALQKENLANEQDLDVDDLSTASTNSRCQPQGIKVKTESNALASPVGEATNSKFLQSVGFNPFQERANQVVTYEWAKDILCDYQTGVLENSPKMVLLFHLIEESVKLGDKILVFSQSLSTLSVIEEFLAKRPMPSPPGSDGGVHNWVRNINYYRLDGSTSASERERLINQFNDPSNASVWLFLLSTRAGCLGVNLIGANRVVVFDASWNPCHDAQAVCRVYRYGQKKPCHIYRLVSDYTLEKKIYDRQISKQGMSDRVVDDLNPVLNFTRREVENLLHFVEEESDPAQLSLNPSKMKESVLQLACLKYPHLITKEPFQHESLLIDRKEHKLTKAEKKAAKKSYEEEKRASVPYTRPSYAQYYPASDQSLTSIPAFSQRNWRPALKGEDKPVASVRPVQSTPIPMMPRHVPMGGAGSTSSSNPAVNFPINYLQRAGVFVQKIVTTTDIVIPGTNTSTDVQARISAGESIHIIRGTKGTYIRTSDGRIFAIRTTGKPKGNEDRRTAASGSQSSSLESTSNGRHSASSPQLPSAEELTRPISPDSPEIISELQQYAEAAAARESRHSSPSTTAPQGHAARTDTAPGATARGAEQRVGAHCMAPSVSSALPATSQHGDAHPVLDLRGNKRKSTSPSAPEEQSRRQQKKRQLPSSAQPYEHGYPVSGVENRGVLSKLLDNLSLDAPWK